A genomic region of Cannabis sativa cultivar Pink pepper isolate KNU-18-1 chromosome 1, ASM2916894v1, whole genome shotgun sequence contains the following coding sequences:
- the LOC133029116 gene encoding probable mitochondrial import inner membrane translocase subunit TIM21 — MRKERKETQRREIFGKALKRVQDDVEVRVRVGYPITGYGQESRNRAARQRIPNRAWTDEEGVEHVEVNFYIRGPNGAGKVFAEMYKDKADNQWKFTYLIVDIKSPSPKQLILESYLPAYAPA, encoded by the coding sequence atgagaaaagagagaaaggaaACACAGAGGAGAGAGATATTTGGCAAGGCTCTAAAGAGAGTTCAAGATGATGTTGAGGTCAGGGTTAGAGTTGGTTACCCTATCACGGGATATGGTCAAGAAAGTAGAAATCGGGCTGCTCGCCAACGCATTCCCAACAGGGCATGGACCGATGAAGAGGGTGTGGAGCATGTAGAGGTGAACTTTTATATTCGTGGACCTAATGGAGCCGGGAAAGTCTTTGCCGAGATGTACAAAGACAAAGCAGATAATCAATGGAAATTTACTTACTTGATTGTTGATATCAAATCACCTTCTCCCAAACAGTTGATCTTAGAGTCATACTTACCGGCTTATGCCCCGGCTTAA
- the LOC133031668 gene encoding uncharacterized protein LOC133031668, with product MNLYYYDLETIERHIFVRGFYTKYVLWEFHGEDITEIHEDEENAESIVEEDNTLYDSDDEDDDDMIPALEDLANQSHRNSEFVNLGNSNGDNNARNSLPNLFAEAEKDLYPGCTVFSSLTFIVNLMHIKVMCDWSNKSFDLLLDLLWKAFPKDNKIPRSYYEAKKMLRDLGLRYETIHVCKDNCALFWKENENAERCPVCDHERYKFQGTKGKKIPYKKMQYFPITPRLQRLFISRHTSTDMRWHKEERVDTDGELRHPADAEVWKDFDRQYPNFAKETRNVRLGFATDGFNPFGDLSNAHSMWPVLLMPYNMPPWKCMKREFVMMALLIPGPSAPGKDIDVFLRPLIDELKKLWENGVRTFDIVDQEYFTMRAAVLWTINDFPAYGTVSGYSTQGYKACPVCEEDTSSFRVRGKTCFMGHRQYLSLNHQWRNDKEYDGTIERRSAPRILTGDEILDKVKGLWKCRPGKNDKIIKEDKQQMKDASYENKTNWRRKVFCGRNISRNVNMKDGKLFGLKSHDCHILLQRLLPIGLRPYLNKKVMDAIAELTLFFRKLCARTLNVKDLDELEEGIVLTLCKLESIFPPAFFDVMIHLAVHLPLEAKLGGPVQM from the exons ATGAACTTATACTATTATGACTTGGAGACGATTGAGCGCCATATATTTGTAAGAggattttatacaaaatatgttTTATGGGAGTTCCACGGGGAAGATATCACAGAAATACACGAGGATGAAGAGAATGCAGAATCAATCGTTGAGGAAGACAACACATTATATGatagtgatgatgaagatgatgacgATATGATACCAGCATTAGAGGATTTAGCTAATCAATCTCATAGAAATAGTGAGTTTGTGAACCTTGGAAATTCAAATGGCGACAACAATGCAAGGAATTCATTACCTAACTTATTTGCTGAAGCTGAAAAGGATTTGTACCCCGGATGCACAGTATTCTCGAGCttaacatttattgttaatctaaTGCACATTAAAGTGATGTGTGATTGGAGTAACAAATCATTTGATCTGTTGTTGGACTTACTTTGGAAAGCATTTCCCAAAGACAATAAGATTCCACGGTCATATTACGAAGCTAAGAAGATGTTGCGTGATCTTGGTTTAAGATATGAAACCATCCATGTATGTAAGGACAATTGTGCTTTATTTTGGAAAGAGAATGAAAATGCTGAAAGATGTCCTGTATGTGATCATGAACGATACAAATTTCAAGGAACTAAAGGCAAGAAGATCCCATACAAAAAGATGCAATATTTTCCCATAACTCCACGTCTACAACGACTTTTTATATCTCGCCATACATCAACTGATATGAGGTGGCATAAGGAAGAACGTGTTGATACTGATGGTGAACTTAGACACCCAGCTGATGCAGAAGTCTGGAAGGATTTCGATCGACAATATCCtaattttgcaaaagaaactagaAATGTTAGGTTGGGATTTGCAACAGATGGATTCAATCCATTCGGTGATTTATCAAATGCACATAGTATGTGGCCAGTGTTGCTAATGCCATATAACATGCCTCCATGGAAATGTATGAAACGAGAATTCGTAATGATGGCATTACTAATTCCAGGACCCAGTGCTCCAGGCAAAGACATAGATGTCTTTTTACGACCTCTAATTGATGAGCTCAAGAAATTATGGGAAAATGGGGTGCGAACTTTTGATATTGTTGACCAAGAATATTTTACAATGCGTGCTGCAGTATTATGGACGATTAATGATTTTCCAGCATATGGTACTGTGTCTGGGTATAGCACACAAGGGTATAAGGCTTGTCCTGTTTGTGAGGAAGACACATCTTCATTTCGAGTAAGAGGAAAAACATGTTTCATGGGTCATCGTCAATATTTGAGTCTGAACCACCAATGGCGCAATGATAAAGAGTACGATGGCACAATTGAAAGACGTTCGGCTCCAAGAATTTTAACAGGAGATGAAATCTTGGACAAAGTAAAAGGTTTATGGAAATGTAGGCCAGGGAAAAATGATAAGATCATTAAGGAAGATAAGCAACAAATGAAGGATGCAtcttatgaaaacaaaacaaactgGAGGCGAAAAGTATTTTGTGGGA GAAATATTTCTCGAAATGTTAACATGAAAGATGGAAAATTATTTGGGTTGAAAAGCCATGATTGTCATATCTTACTGCAAAGGTTGTTACCTATTGGTTTAAGGCCATATTTGAATAAAAAGGTGATGGATGCAATTGCTGAGTTAACATTGTTCTTTAGAAAACTATGTGCGAGGACATTAAATGTGAAAGACTTAGATGAATTGGAAGAGGGCATTGTACTTACCTTATGTAAATTGGAAAGTATTTTTCCTCCTGCTTTCTTTGATGTGATGATTCATCTTGCGGTGCATTTGCCATTAGAAGCTAAGTTGGGAGGTCCAGTACAAATGTGA